The Methanococcoides methylutens MM1 genome has a window encoding:
- a CDS encoding nodulation protein NfeD translates to MLKRTSPLIPFLFLALVLLLSPACASAEDKVLVLELDDAITPVSDDIVVDALLIAQQEEYEALVITLNTPGGGVDETLRIIEAIDQSEVPVIGYVYPGGTKAWSAGTLILLGTDVAAMAPFTVIGSAQPVTVSTGGVEPVEDDKIVNALVALAKEKANQHGRNETAAEKFITENLNLNAEEALEAGVIEYVATDVEDLLEQVDGQTIKDRELSTSGATIDTYAPNLRLSFMDIISDPIISSLLIMLGIYGIVIGISNPGAGAEIFGVVSISLGLVGMGFDVNIAAIFLILLGVVLFVLELQAPGVGIFGIAGFVCLIVGSIFLVPMDFPRWYTPADVQQTMIIAIVTPTIVMGLLFVFVFYKVLEVRHRKPVIGEEPTGDLAEAIDKIDAGSEGFVRYRGEYWKARSEDDLEEGDSVLITDKKGPLLFVKKEEE, encoded by the coding sequence ATGTTGAAAAGAACATCACCTCTTATTCCTTTTCTTTTTTTGGCATTGGTATTACTCCTGAGCCCTGCCTGTGCTTCTGCAGAAGACAAGGTCCTGGTACTGGAGCTGGATGATGCTATCACGCCTGTCTCCGATGACATTGTGGTCGATGCACTTCTGATAGCACAGCAGGAAGAGTATGAAGCCCTTGTCATAACCCTCAACACACCTGGAGGAGGAGTCGATGAAACCCTCAGGATCATTGAGGCCATAGATCAGTCAGAGGTCCCGGTGATAGGGTATGTCTACCCCGGCGGTACAAAAGCCTGGTCAGCAGGAACACTGATCCTACTTGGAACCGATGTTGCTGCAATGGCACCTTTTACCGTTATTGGTTCTGCCCAGCCGGTCACAGTTTCCACAGGAGGTGTCGAGCCTGTTGAGGATGACAAGATCGTGAACGCCCTTGTGGCACTTGCAAAGGAGAAGGCGAACCAGCACGGGCGTAATGAGACCGCTGCTGAGAAGTTCATCACCGAGAACCTGAACCTCAATGCCGAGGAAGCACTTGAAGCAGGAGTGATCGAATATGTGGCCACAGATGTTGAAGACCTCCTCGAGCAGGTAGACGGCCAGACCATAAAGGACAGAGAACTAAGCACCAGCGGTGCTACCATTGATACTTATGCCCCGAACCTCAGGCTGAGCTTTATGGATATAATCTCAGACCCCATAATCTCATCACTGCTCATAATGCTGGGAATATACGGCATTGTCATCGGTATCTCGAACCCGGGAGCAGGTGCTGAGATCTTTGGTGTGGTATCTATCTCACTGGGACTTGTGGGAATGGGCTTTGATGTGAATATCGCAGCAATATTCCTGATACTCTTGGGGGTGGTACTGTTCGTTCTCGAACTGCAGGCGCCGGGAGTTGGTATATTCGGAATAGCCGGATTTGTCTGCCTGATAGTGGGAAGTATCTTCCTGGTTCCAATGGACTTCCCGCGCTGGTACACACCTGCAGACGTTCAGCAGACAATGATCATTGCCATAGTCACGCCTACAATAGTGATGGGACTGCTGTTCGTGTTCGTATTCTACAAAGTGCTTGAGGTCAGGCATCGCAAGCCTGTCATCGGCGAAGAGCCCACAGGCGACCTTGCGGAAGCTATCGATAAGATAGATGCCGGTTCGGAAGGATTTGTAAGATACAGGGGAGAATACTGGAAAGCAAGATCAGAAGACGACCTTGAAGAAGGTGACAGTGTATTGATCACCGACAAAAAAGGACCGCTCCTCTTTGTGAAAAAAGAGGAAGAATGA